In the Parasteatoda tepidariorum isolate YZ-2023 chromosome 3, CAS_Ptep_4.0, whole genome shotgun sequence genome, one interval contains:
- the LOC107453167 gene encoding uncharacterized protein, with translation MKEGSEGDIGCDDVPTSRDADSTVSNGKVNGSMSMVSSQPRRILSDRPPSMGVTALATYEAEKNNASLTSTSIKTEHGNLPMNGTTLANALLGNFLDGSRGSSGSPGNNGESIVGGIHSTSSNLTGKGIKTEGGQNRDKQFMCKICDRAFGYKHVLQNHERTHTGEKPFECKECSKRFTRDHHLKTHMRLHTGEKPYHCSHCDRQFVQVANLRRHLRVHTGERPYACTLCSSRFSDSNQLKAHLLIHEGIKPFHCKKCSGRFRRRHHLVHHKCPRDEANIGRPRRGRRPRAYDQVPTPLPNSLPILSPVLKERLSTPLSDLTPHPPVSLTSVIKRSNSPTSPPIQPPAAHMQAAHMMHLTLGHISNFPLRPNSNGRYYEEVQTGPIDMTVQSSVTSNSVSVIVPRIPQQNNNNYHSSNIHSSLDVVLDLSNSKSDSEAEPIEEEVDEEDDCMDEGLDSESEEDDHSHLRLVSWKDDFHHHPKDLRRRNGDRYDSEGESSNLALQLKLKIN, from the coding sequence ATGAAAGAAGGATCGGAAGGGGACATTGGTTGTGATGACGTCCCCACTTCTAGGGATGCCGACAGCACAGTGTCAAATGGCAAAGTCAATGGATCTATGTCGATGGTATCGAGCCAGCCGCGAAGAATACTTTCAGATAGACCTCCATCCATGGGTGTTACAGCCCTTGCTACATATGAAGCTGAGAAGAATAATGCATCACTAACTTCGACATCAATAAAAACCGAACATGGGAATCTTCCCATGAACGGCACAACTTTGGCGAATGCACTTCTTGGTAATTTTTTAGATGGGAGTCGAGGATCTAGTGGAAGTCCGGGAAACAACGGTGAATCTATTGTTGGTGGCATACACTCCACTAGTTCTAATTTAACTGGAAAGGGTATCAAAACAGAGGGAGGTCAAAATCGGGATAAACAGTTTATGTGCAAGATCTGCGATCGTGCCTTTGGTTATAAACACGTACTTCAAAATCATGAACGCACTCACACTGGGGAAAAACCATTTGAATGCAAAGAGTGTAGTAAGAGATTTACAAGGGACCATCATTTAAAGACACATATGCGTCTCCATACGGGTGAAAAACCGTACCATTGCAGTCACTGCGACAGGCAGTTTGTTCAGGTTGCGAACCTCCGTAGGCACTTACGAGTACACACAGGCGAACGACCTTATGCGTGTACTTTATGTAGCTCAAGATTTTCTGACAGTAATCAGTTGAAAGCTCATCTTCTTATCCATGAGGGAATAAAACCATTTCATTGCAAAAAGTGTTCGGGTCGCTTCAGGCGTAGGCATCATTTAGTTCATCACAAATGTCCGAGGGATGAAGCCAATATTGGAAGACCAAGGCGAGGCCGTCGTCCAAGAGCATATGACCAAGTTCCTACGCCGTTGCCCAATTCTCTTCCTATACTGTCTCCAGTCCTCAAAGAAAGACTATCGACACCTCTGTCAGATCTTACCCCTCATCCTCCTGTAAGTTTAACCTCTGTAATAAAGAGAAGTAATTCTCCCACTTCTCCACCTATACAGCCACCCGCGGCTCATATGCAAGCCGCGCATATGATGCATCTTACTTTGGGACATATATCTAATTTTCCCTTGCGACCGAACTCGAATGGCAGATACTACGAAGAAGTGCAAACAGGCCCCATAGATATGACAGTTCAGTCTTCTGTTACAAGCAATTCTGTATCTGTAATAGTGCCTCGTATACCTcaacaaaacaacaacaattatcATTCTTCAAATATTCATTCATCATTGGATGTCGTGTTAGACTTATCGAATTCAAAAAGTGATTCGGAGGCAGAACCAATAGAGGAAGAAGTGGACGAAGAAGATGATTGTATGGATGAGGGGTTGGACTCAGAAAGTGAAGAAGACGACCATTCTCACCTTCGCTTAGTTTCTTGGAAGGATGATTTCCACCATCATCCAAAGGATTTAAGGCGCAGAAATGGTGACAGATATGATAGCGAAGGTGAAAGTAGTAATCTAGCCCTCcaactcaaattaaaaattaactaa